From the Chitinolyticbacter meiyuanensis genome, one window contains:
- a CDS encoding LegC family aminotransferase, which produces MSPRLEALVAFARELYGADGFIPLHAPRFAGNEKQYLLDCIDSTFVSSVGAYVDRFEAMMREITGAQYAVATVNGTAALHMALILAGVNDGDEVITQPLTFVATCNAISYQRAHPVFIDVDRHTLGLSPAALSAFLTEHAERRDDGCYNRTSGRRIAACVPMHTFGLPCDIDALNAICAEWGIVLIEDAAESLGSYIGERHTGSIGQLGAFSFNGNKTVTCGGGGCIVTNDERLGRLGKHLTTTAKEAHPWAFSHDQVGYNYRLPNLNAALACAQLEQLPGILADKRETAARYAAFCAANGIEFVAEPSGTRSNYWLNAVLLEDEAERDAFLAYSNGLGVMTRPVWQLMQTLPAFAQAQCGPLPHAEWLAARLVNLPSSVRP; this is translated from the coding sequence ATGTCCCCCCGGCTTGAGGCACTGGTTGCCTTCGCCCGCGAGCTCTACGGTGCGGATGGCTTCATTCCGCTGCATGCGCCCCGTTTCGCCGGCAACGAAAAGCAGTATCTGCTCGATTGCATCGACTCCACTTTCGTGTCGTCGGTCGGTGCCTATGTCGATCGCTTCGAGGCGATGATGCGCGAGATCACGGGCGCGCAATATGCGGTGGCGACGGTGAATGGCACGGCCGCGCTGCATATGGCGCTGATCCTCGCCGGCGTAAACGATGGCGACGAAGTGATCACTCAGCCGCTGACCTTTGTCGCGACCTGCAATGCCATCAGCTACCAGCGCGCGCACCCGGTTTTTATCGATGTCGACCGGCACACCCTAGGGCTGTCGCCTGCCGCGCTCTCGGCCTTCCTCACCGAGCATGCCGAGCGGCGCGACGATGGCTGCTACAACCGTACTTCCGGCCGGCGCATCGCGGCCTGCGTGCCGATGCATACTTTCGGCCTGCCGTGCGATATCGACGCGCTGAATGCGATCTGTGCCGAGTGGGGCATCGTGTTGATCGAGGACGCCGCCGAATCGCTGGGCTCCTACATTGGCGAGCGCCATACCGGCTCCATCGGCCAGCTAGGGGCGTTCAGCTTCAACGGCAACAAGACGGTCACCTGCGGCGGCGGTGGCTGCATCGTCACCAACGACGAGCGCCTCGGCAGGCTGGGCAAGCATCTCACCACCACCGCCAAAGAGGCGCATCCGTGGGCGTTCTCGCACGACCAGGTCGGCTACAACTACCGGCTGCCCAATCTGAATGCCGCGCTCGCCTGCGCGCAGCTGGAGCAGTTGCCGGGCATTCTTGCCGACAAGCGCGAGACCGCGGCCCGCTATGCCGCTTTCTGCGCGGCGAACGGCATCGAATTTGTCGCGGAGCCATCCGGCACACGCAGCAATTACTGGCTTAACGCGGTATTGCTTGAGGACGAAGCCGAGCGTGATGCCTTCCTCGCGTACAGCAATGGTCTGGGCGTAATGACCCGACCGGTATGGCAGCTGATGCAGACGCTGCCGGCGTTTGCCCAGGCCCAGTGCGGGCCGCTGCCCCATGCCGAATGGCTGGCGGCGCGTCTCGTCAACCTGCCGAGCAGCGTGCGGCCATGA
- a CDS encoding NAD-dependent 4,6-dehydratase LegB, translating to MKKALVTGADGFIGSHLVEMLVSRGYEVTALAQYNSFNYWGWLEDVACRDAIKVVSGDVRDPHFCKAITKGQDVVFHLAALIAIPYSYVAPDSYVDVNVRGTLNICQAAKENGVSRVIHTSTSEVYGTAQYVPIDEKHPLQPQSPYSASKIGADAMAMSFYNAFGLPLTIARPFNTYGPRQSARAVIPTIISQIAAGKKQIKLGDVSPTRDFNYVTDTCRGFIALAECDAAVGQTVNIGSNFEISVGDTLNLIKTIMDSDVEFIVDEARIRPEKSEVFRLWCDNGLVRSLTGFEPQYSIEAGLKETVSWFLEPANLAKYKPDLYNV from the coding sequence ATGAAGAAAGCACTTGTTACCGGCGCCGATGGCTTCATCGGCTCCCACCTCGTTGAAATGCTGGTCAGCCGCGGTTACGAAGTCACCGCGCTGGCGCAATACAACTCGTTCAACTATTGGGGCTGGCTGGAGGATGTGGCCTGTCGCGATGCAATTAAAGTGGTGAGCGGAGATGTGCGTGATCCGCACTTTTGCAAAGCCATCACCAAGGGTCAGGACGTGGTGTTCCACTTGGCGGCACTGATTGCCATCCCGTATTCCTATGTCGCGCCGGACAGCTATGTCGATGTGAATGTGCGCGGCACGTTGAACATCTGCCAGGCAGCCAAGGAAAATGGCGTGTCGCGGGTGATCCACACTTCGACGTCCGAAGTCTATGGCACGGCCCAATACGTGCCGATCGACGAGAAACATCCGCTGCAGCCGCAGTCGCCTTATTCGGCGAGCAAGATCGGCGCTGATGCGATGGCGATGAGCTTCTACAACGCCTTCGGCCTGCCGCTGACCATCGCCCGCCCCTTCAATACCTATGGTCCGCGCCAGAGTGCCCGGGCGGTGATCCCGACCATCATCAGCCAGATCGCTGCTGGCAAGAAGCAGATCAAGCTTGGCGATGTCAGCCCGACCCGTGATTTCAACTATGTCACCGATACCTGCCGCGGCTTTATCGCGCTGGCCGAGTGCGACGCTGCGGTTGGCCAAACGGTGAACATCGGCTCCAATTTCGAAATCTCGGTGGGCGATACGCTCAACCTGATCAAGACCATCATGGACTCGGATGTCGAGTTCATCGTCGACGAGGCGCGCATCCGGCCGGAAAAATCCGAAGTCTTCCGTCTGTGGTGCGACAACGGCCTGGTTCGCTCGCTGACCGGGTTCGAGCCGCAATACAGCATCGAGGCGGGCCTGAAGGAAACGGTGAGCTGGTTCCTCGAGCCGGCTAACCTCGCCAAGTACAAGCCCGATCTCTACAACGTCTGA
- the rfbC gene encoding dTDP-4-dehydrorhamnose 3,5-epimerase, giving the protein MKIRTTTIPDLLLLEPTLFEDERGFFFESFHQQHFDKALGYSVRFVQDNHSGSRRGVLRGLHYQSEPHAQGKLVRVLAGRIFDVAVDVRRDSATFGQWCGSELSAENRLQLWVPPGFAHGFVVLDDNTEVAYKVTTFWQPGAEKSIRWDDPDLAIDWPIKAPILSQKDAQGLRFRDMD; this is encoded by the coding sequence ATGAAAATACGTACAACGACAATCCCTGATTTGCTGTTGCTTGAGCCGACGCTCTTTGAGGACGAAAGAGGTTTTTTCTTCGAGAGTTTTCACCAGCAGCATTTTGACAAGGCGCTCGGGTATTCCGTCCGTTTCGTGCAGGACAATCACTCAGGTTCACGCCGGGGTGTACTACGGGGGCTTCACTATCAAAGTGAGCCTCACGCGCAAGGAAAGCTGGTGCGTGTTCTTGCAGGGCGCATCTTCGATGTTGCGGTCGACGTGCGTCGTGATTCAGCTACTTTTGGGCAATGGTGTGGTTCAGAACTTTCTGCCGAAAATAGGCTTCAACTCTGGGTTCCGCCTGGCTTTGCACATGGATTTGTTGTACTGGATGACAATACGGAAGTCGCGTATAAGGTGACGACTTTCTGGCAGCCCGGAGCCGAGAAGTCCATTCGTTGGGATGATCCCGACTTGGCGATCGACTGGCCCATCAAGGCGCCGATTTTGTCGCAGAAAGATGCGCAAGGATTGCGTTTCAGGGATATGGATTAG
- the rfbA gene encoding glucose-1-phosphate thymidylyltransferase RfbA: MQSIRKGIILAGGSGTRLYPATLAVSKQLLPIYDKPMIYYPLSTLMMAGIRDILIISTPQDTPRFEQLLGDGARWGLKLCYRVQPSPDGLAQAFLIGEDFIGEDGVALVLGDNIFYGHDLPGLLAAAAAKPSGATVFAYRVNDPERYGVVAFDGAGRVTSIEEKPAQPKSSFAVTGLYFYDNRVVDIARQLKPSRRGELEITDVNSAYLTAGVLDVQLMGRGYAWLDTGTHESLLEAGQFIQTLEARQGVKVCAPEEVAWRQGWIDDGALAELAAPLAKTGYGRYLQAVLTERYPR, from the coding sequence ATGCAATCTATCCGCAAGGGCATCATCCTGGCTGGTGGTTCAGGAACCCGGCTTTATCCGGCGACGTTGGCGGTGTCGAAGCAGCTGCTGCCGATCTATGACAAGCCGATGATCTACTACCCGCTGTCCACGCTGATGATGGCGGGTATCCGCGACATCCTGATCATCTCCACGCCGCAGGATACCCCTCGCTTTGAACAACTGCTCGGTGATGGTGCGCGTTGGGGGCTCAAACTGTGCTATCGCGTGCAACCCAGTCCGGATGGCTTGGCGCAGGCATTTCTGATCGGCGAGGATTTCATCGGCGAGGATGGAGTAGCGCTGGTGTTGGGCGACAATATCTTCTACGGCCACGATCTGCCGGGGCTGCTTGCTGCCGCAGCCGCCAAGCCGAGCGGGGCCACGGTCTTTGCATATCGGGTGAACGATCCGGAACGCTATGGGGTAGTGGCATTCGATGGCGCCGGCCGGGTGACGAGCATCGAGGAAAAGCCGGCGCAGCCGAAATCAAGTTTCGCTGTGACCGGGTTGTATTTCTATGACAATCGGGTGGTGGATATTGCACGCCAATTGAAGCCTTCCCGGCGCGGGGAGCTGGAAATTACCGATGTGAACAGCGCTTACCTCACTGCGGGTGTGCTCGATGTCCAGTTGATGGGAAGGGGATATGCATGGCTGGATACCGGGACTCACGAGTCGTTGCTGGAGGCCGGGCAATTCATCCAGACGCTGGAGGCACGCCAGGGGGTCAAGGTATGCGCACCGGAAGAAGTAGCATGGCGACAAGGTTGGATCGACGATGGTGCGTTGGCGGAGCTTGCCGCACCGTTGGCCAAAACGGGTTATGGCCGCTATTTGCAGGCGGTGCTTACTGAACGTTACCCCCGATGA
- the rfbD gene encoding dTDP-4-dehydrorhamnose reductase: MVNDAPRLLLTGKDGQLGFELARSLAPLGSLHMYGRAECDLADVAAVGQLLDRVRPQIIVNAAAYTAVDRAESEPDRAHAVNATVPALLAAWASRHDALLVHYSTDYVFDGRGATPWSEGATAAPLSVYGASKLAGDQAIADSGCRHLILRTGWVYGVHGGNFAKTILRLAAERDVLSVVADQRGTPTAAALLADVTGLLLRDYLRNRIGFPDGLYHLAAAGETSWHGYAQAIVAGAWARGMRLRLQPSEIRPIASVDYPQVATRPAYSVLDSRYLCGTFGLVLPDWRHHLAQVLDTVCAPLSR; this comes from the coding sequence ATGGTCAATGACGCGCCGCGACTGCTGCTGACAGGCAAGGACGGTCAACTGGGCTTCGAGCTTGCCCGCAGCTTGGCGCCGCTGGGTTCGTTGCACATGTACGGTCGCGCTGAATGCGATCTTGCTGACGTGGCTGCGGTAGGCCAGTTGCTCGATCGAGTGCGACCTCAGATCATCGTCAATGCGGCGGCGTATACAGCAGTCGACCGCGCTGAATCTGAGCCGGACCGCGCGCATGCCGTCAATGCGACGGTGCCGGCACTGCTGGCTGCTTGGGCATCCCGGCATGATGCATTGCTGGTCCACTACTCCACCGACTATGTGTTCGACGGGCGGGGGGCGACGCCATGGTCGGAAGGCGCGACGGCCGCGCCATTGTCGGTCTATGGGGCCAGCAAGCTGGCGGGCGATCAAGCGATTGCCGACAGCGGCTGTCGGCATCTGATCTTGCGTACCGGCTGGGTTTACGGGGTGCACGGCGGCAACTTCGCCAAGACCATCCTGCGCTTGGCCGCCGAGCGTGACGTCTTGTCCGTGGTGGCGGATCAACGAGGGACACCCACGGCTGCGGCGTTGCTCGCGGACGTGACCGGCCTGTTGTTGCGTGACTACTTGCGAAACCGTATCGGCTTTCCCGATGGGCTGTATCATCTGGCCGCCGCAGGCGAGACGAGCTGGCACGGCTATGCGCAGGCGATTGTTGCCGGGGCATGGGCGCGAGGAATGCGCTTGCGCCTGCAGCCCTCGGAAATCCGCCCGATTGCCAGCGTCGATTATCCGCAGGTCGCAACGCGACCGGCCTATTCGGTGCTCGATTCCCGATACCTGTGCGGCACGTTCGGCCTCGTTCTGCCAGACTGGCGGCATCACTTGGCGCAAGTGCTCGATACCGTGTGCGCGCCCTTATCGAGGTGA
- the rfbB gene encoding dTDP-glucose 4,6-dehydratase yields MILVTGGAGFIGGNFVLDWVAGSDEPVLNLDKLTYAGNLETLASLQQCAGHVFVQGDIGDGALVAQLLADHKPRAVINFAAESHVDRSIHGPADFIQTNIVGTFNLLERVRVYWSELSEPEQTQFRFLHVSTDEVYGSLQPDEAPFAERDPYEPNSPYAASKAASDHLVRAWHHTYGLPVLTTNCSNNYGPFHFPEKLIPLVILNALAGKPLPVYGDGQQVRDWLYVKDHCAALRQVLEAGRVGETYNIGGWNERTNLHVVQAICTQLDELRPRPDGHHYAEQIQFVADRPGHDRRYAIDARKVANELGWRPAQTFESGLRETITWYLANPEWISGVTSGSYRDWVGLHYGQ; encoded by the coding sequence ATGATACTCGTGACAGGCGGCGCTGGCTTTATCGGCGGCAACTTCGTACTCGACTGGGTGGCCGGCTCCGATGAGCCGGTACTGAACCTCGACAAGCTGACCTATGCCGGCAACCTGGAGACGCTGGCTTCGCTGCAGCAATGTGCCGGGCATGTTTTTGTTCAGGGCGATATCGGGGATGGCGCGCTGGTGGCGCAGCTATTGGCTGATCACAAGCCGCGCGCGGTGATCAATTTTGCCGCCGAATCTCACGTGGATCGCTCCATCCATGGCCCTGCTGATTTCATCCAGACCAATATCGTCGGTACGTTCAATCTGTTGGAGCGCGTGCGTGTCTACTGGTCAGAGCTGTCAGAGCCGGAGCAGACGCAATTCCGTTTCCTGCATGTTTCCACTGACGAGGTATATGGGAGTTTGCAGCCGGACGAGGCGCCCTTTGCGGAACGTGATCCGTACGAGCCGAACAGTCCTTATGCCGCGAGCAAGGCGGCGAGCGATCATCTGGTTCGGGCTTGGCACCATACGTATGGCCTGCCGGTGCTCACCACCAACTGCTCCAACAATTACGGACCCTTCCATTTTCCGGAGAAGCTGATCCCGTTGGTGATCCTGAATGCGTTGGCCGGCAAACCGCTACCCGTCTATGGGGATGGTCAGCAAGTGCGGGATTGGCTCTACGTGAAGGACCACTGCGCAGCGTTGCGCCAAGTGCTCGAGGCCGGGCGCGTTGGCGAAACCTATAACATCGGCGGTTGGAACGAGCGGACGAATCTGCACGTCGTGCAGGCGATCTGCACGCAGCTCGACGAACTCAGGCCTCGCCCGGATGGCCACCACTACGCGGAACAGATCCAATTTGTGGCTGATCGCCCTGGGCATGATCGCCGGTATGCCATTGATGCCCGCAAGGTGGCAAACGAGCTGGGATGGCGGCCGGCACAGACTTTTGAATCAGGTTTGCGGGAAACGATAACGTGGTACCTCGCCAATCCGGAGTGGATCTCGGGTGTGACCAGCGGCAGCTATCGCGATTGGGTTGGTCTGCACTATGGTCAATGA
- the kdsA gene encoding 3-deoxy-8-phosphooctulonate synthase: protein MNITSNVRIGNHSPMVLFGGVNVLEDKDFALKICAEYVRVTEKLGIPYVFKASFDKANRSSVHSYRGPGLEEGLRIFEAVKQEFGVPVITDVHEPWQAAPVAEVVDVLQLPAFLARQTDLVVAMAKTGNVINIKKPQFLSPSQMANIVEKFIEAGNDKLILCDRGSSFGYDNLVVDMLGFGVMKKTCNDLPVIFDVTHSLQQRDPGGKASGGRRSQVLELARAGMAVGIAGLFLESHPNPNEAKCDGPSALPLAQLEPFLAQTKAIDDLVKGFPPVVID, encoded by the coding sequence ATGAATATCACCTCAAACGTCCGTATCGGCAACCATTCCCCCATGGTGCTGTTCGGCGGCGTCAATGTACTGGAAGACAAGGATTTCGCGCTCAAGATCTGTGCCGAATACGTGCGCGTCACCGAAAAGCTCGGCATCCCTTATGTGTTCAAGGCATCGTTCGACAAGGCCAACCGCTCCTCCGTGCACTCCTACCGCGGTCCGGGTCTGGAAGAAGGCCTGCGCATCTTCGAAGCGGTGAAGCAGGAATTCGGCGTGCCGGTGATTACCGACGTGCACGAACCGTGGCAGGCCGCCCCGGTGGCGGAAGTGGTCGATGTGCTGCAGCTGCCCGCCTTCCTCGCCCGGCAGACCGACCTCGTCGTCGCCATGGCCAAGACCGGCAACGTGATCAACATCAAGAAGCCACAGTTCCTCAGCCCTTCGCAAATGGCCAATATCGTCGAGAAATTCATTGAGGCCGGCAACGACAAGCTGATCCTGTGCGACCGGGGCAGCAGCTTCGGCTACGACAACCTAGTAGTCGACATGCTCGGTTTTGGCGTGATGAAGAAAACCTGCAATGACCTACCGGTGATCTTCGACGTAACGCACTCGCTGCAACAGCGCGACCCAGGCGGCAAGGCTTCCGGCGGTCGCCGCAGCCAAGTACTGGAGCTCGCCCGTGCTGGCATGGCTGTCGGCATCGCCGGCCTGTTTCTGGAAAGCCATCCCAATCCGAACGAGGCCAAATGCGACGGGCCAAGTGCTTTGCCACTGGCGCAACTGGAGCCCTTCCTCGCACAGACGAAGGCGATCGACGACTTGGTGAAGGGCTTTCCGCCTGTCGTCATTGATTGA
- a CDS encoding polysaccharide biosynthesis protein — translation MSRTSKAMLIAAIDAIVLPLMVWLAVCLRYGKWIRPEPTDLVGYATLSLIALPLFLRTGMYRAVIRYLADRAVLVMLGTVSIVVLVYAGVALLVGHWGIPRSAFLITWLLVVFYMLASRFSVRMLLRNFSRQAARRKAVVIYGAGSAGRQLAIALNHSGGYKAVGFIDDDESLHGLEMGGLTVFGPNDLPWLIRKKKVRQVLLATPSVSRNRRIELVNWLEPFKLEVRTVPGIADLVSGEVKVSDVRHVDVDELLGREAVPPNEDLLVANIDGKVVMVTGAGGSIGSELCRQILRFGPTRLVLYEMSEFGLYSIEQELSRAKSVSGLDVELVPVLGSVQNGLRVGAIMQRYGVQTVYHAAAYKHVPIVEFNIVEGVLNNTFGTLATAQAALQNGVETFVLISTDKAVRPTNVMGASKRMAELVLQAFADGGEGNTRFCMVRFGNVLGSSGSVVPLFKRQLEVGGPITVTHPEITRYFMTIPEAAQLVIQAGAMGDSGEVFVLDMGQPVKIVELAKRMIHLSGYSVLDSQNPDGDIEIQYSGLRPGEKLYEELLIGDNVSGTSHPRIMKAREHFYTKQEMDVVIARLAEACAWNNFDAIMSLLRLCVTDFQPESTIKDHLYEEL, via the coding sequence ATGAGCCGCACTTCCAAGGCCATGCTGATTGCGGCGATAGACGCCATCGTGTTGCCTTTGATGGTCTGGCTGGCTGTTTGTTTGCGCTATGGCAAATGGATACGCCCGGAGCCGACCGATCTGGTCGGATATGCCACGCTGTCGCTGATAGCGTTGCCGTTGTTTCTGAGAACGGGCATGTATCGCGCCGTGATCCGCTATCTGGCAGACCGCGCTGTGCTGGTCATGCTGGGTACCGTGTCGATTGTCGTGCTGGTTTATGCCGGCGTAGCGCTGCTGGTGGGGCACTGGGGAATTCCCCGCAGCGCCTTTCTCATCACATGGCTGCTGGTGGTGTTCTATATGCTGGCCAGCCGCTTTTCGGTGCGCATGCTGCTGCGTAATTTCTCCAGGCAGGCGGCAAGGCGCAAGGCTGTGGTGATTTACGGTGCGGGCAGTGCCGGACGACAGCTGGCAATAGCGTTGAACCACAGCGGTGGATATAAGGCTGTTGGTTTCATCGATGATGATGAGAGCCTGCATGGTCTGGAGATGGGCGGATTGACGGTGTTTGGCCCGAATGATCTGCCTTGGCTGATCCGGAAGAAGAAAGTGCGCCAAGTCTTGTTGGCGACGCCTTCGGTGAGTCGCAATCGGCGCATCGAACTAGTGAATTGGCTAGAGCCTTTCAAGCTGGAAGTGCGTACGGTGCCAGGGATTGCTGATTTGGTCAGTGGCGAAGTCAAGGTGTCTGATGTCCGCCATGTCGACGTCGACGAATTGTTAGGGCGCGAGGCCGTGCCGCCCAATGAGGACTTGCTGGTTGCAAATATCGACGGCAAGGTGGTGATGGTGACCGGTGCTGGCGGTTCAATCGGTTCCGAGCTGTGTAGACAGATCCTTAGGTTCGGCCCAACACGGCTAGTACTGTACGAGATGTCAGAATTCGGTCTGTACAGTATCGAGCAGGAATTGAGCAGAGCGAAGTCCGTTTCGGGCTTGGATGTTGAGCTAGTGCCAGTTCTTGGATCGGTGCAGAACGGATTGCGCGTCGGGGCAATCATGCAGCGTTATGGCGTGCAGACTGTCTATCACGCCGCTGCATACAAACATGTGCCCATTGTCGAGTTCAATATCGTTGAAGGTGTGCTGAATAACACTTTCGGTACGCTGGCGACCGCGCAGGCGGCTTTGCAGAACGGCGTCGAAACTTTTGTCTTGATCTCTACCGATAAGGCGGTGCGCCCAACCAATGTGATGGGTGCCAGCAAGCGCATGGCGGAGTTGGTACTGCAAGCCTTCGCTGATGGCGGTGAAGGCAACACCCGTTTTTGTATGGTGCGCTTTGGCAATGTGCTGGGCTCGTCTGGTTCCGTTGTGCCTTTGTTCAAGAGGCAGCTTGAAGTAGGCGGGCCGATCACGGTGACTCACCCGGAGATCACCCGCTATTTCATGACCATTCCCGAGGCGGCTCAACTGGTCATCCAGGCGGGCGCCATGGGCGATTCGGGGGAAGTATTCGTGCTCGACATGGGGCAGCCCGTCAAGATCGTCGAGCTTGCGAAGCGGATGATTCACCTGAGTGGATATTCGGTGCTCGATTCGCAAAACCCGGATGGCGATATTGAAATCCAGTATTCTGGACTACGGCCCGGCGAGAAGCTCTACGAAGAGCTGCTGATTGGTGACAACGTCTCTGGCACGTCTCACCCTCGAATCATGAAGGCGCGCGAACATTTTTATACCAAACAGGAAATGGACGTGGTGATTGCCCGCTTGGCAGAAGCCTGTGCCTGGAACAACTTCGACGCGATCATGTCGTTGCTGCGGCTGTGTGTGACCGATTTCCAGCCAGAATCGACGATCAAGGACCATCTGTACGAAGAGCTTTGA
- a CDS encoding PglD-related sugar-binding protein, which produces MNEVIVVGAGGHGRAVAEALLLEGRYRIAGFVDDQTIVGVEVFGLPILGKTDQLPELKRLATHAIVAIGNNTVRKKLSLLAEEAGFTLVTVVHPAAVVAPSAQLQPGVAVMSAAVVGTEAVLARGVILNAGAIADHHCRLDEFAHLGVGVHLAGGVHIGASAWLQAGSAAGYGVAVAPESIYPPGSSLKA; this is translated from the coding sequence ATGAATGAAGTGATTGTGGTTGGAGCGGGTGGCCACGGCCGAGCTGTTGCGGAGGCCTTGTTGCTGGAAGGCCGATATCGGATTGCTGGATTTGTCGACGATCAGACCATCGTTGGTGTGGAGGTATTCGGATTACCGATATTGGGAAAAACCGATCAGCTTCCCGAACTGAAACGCCTAGCCACCCACGCAATCGTGGCTATTGGGAACAACACGGTCCGGAAAAAACTCTCCCTCTTGGCGGAAGAGGCGGGATTTACGCTGGTCACGGTAGTGCACCCTGCTGCCGTCGTTGCGCCCTCTGCGCAATTGCAACCCGGTGTGGCGGTGATGTCGGCTGCGGTAGTGGGAACGGAGGCTGTACTTGCCAGAGGAGTAATCCTGAATGCAGGGGCCATCGCTGATCATCATTGCCGATTGGACGAGTTTGCCCACCTCGGTGTAGGTGTTCATCTGGCCGGTGGCGTGCATATAGGCGCAAGTGCATGGTTGCAGGCGGGGTCGGCTGCGGGATATGGCGTTGCCGTTGCGCCGGAAAGCATCTACCCTCCGGGCTCTTCTCTCAAGGCATAG
- a CDS encoding MraY family glycosyltransferase: protein MMLSLGLVALTVLSFVLTGLLRRYALARSLMDVPNERSSHVIPTPRGGGVAIVIGFLVALLVLWYSEVIHSATALGLGLGGGLVAAIGFLDDHGHIAARWRLLGHFVAGVVTLFCLQGVPAIPAFGGTLEPNAFWLLCTVIYLVWLLNLYNFMDGIDGIAGIEALTVCLGGVILSWLGLGSNPVWLLPATLGVAALGFLIWNFPPAKIFMGDAGSGFLGFVLAAMAIVFAHLKPPLFWSWIILLGVFVVDATVTLIRRALRRQRLQVAHRSHAYQHASRMAGAHRPVSLAVAAINLFWLLPAACLAALGWLDGVIALLIAYVPLIGLAVYYAAGAPEKQLA, encoded by the coding sequence ATGATGCTGAGTCTGGGCCTAGTCGCGTTGACCGTGCTGTCTTTCGTTCTAACCGGCCTATTGCGCCGCTATGCGCTGGCGCGCAGCCTGATGGATGTACCCAATGAGCGTAGTTCACACGTGATACCCACGCCGCGAGGTGGGGGCGTTGCGATTGTCATCGGTTTTTTGGTCGCGTTGCTTGTGCTTTGGTATTCGGAGGTGATCCATTCGGCAACTGCCTTGGGCTTGGGCTTGGGCGGAGGCTTGGTTGCGGCCATCGGTTTTCTGGATGACCACGGACACATCGCGGCGCGTTGGCGGTTGCTCGGTCATTTTGTCGCTGGCGTCGTGACGCTCTTCTGTTTGCAAGGCGTGCCTGCAATTCCGGCTTTTGGCGGCACGCTGGAACCGAACGCGTTCTGGTTGCTCTGCACGGTGATTTATTTAGTGTGGCTGCTCAATCTTTATAACTTCATGGATGGTATTGATGGCATCGCGGGCATAGAAGCGTTGACGGTTTGCCTAGGTGGAGTGATATTGAGCTGGCTTGGTTTGGGAAGTAACCCCGTATGGTTGTTGCCGGCGACGTTGGGGGTTGCCGCATTGGGGTTCCTGATCTGGAATTTTCCGCCTGCCAAGATCTTCATGGGTGATGCTGGAAGCGGTTTTCTTGGTTTTGTTCTTGCCGCGATGGCAATCGTCTTCGCGCATTTGAAGCCGCCGCTGTTCTGGTCCTGGATTATTCTGCTCGGCGTGTTCGTTGTCGATGCCACAGTCACCTTGATTCGCCGCGCGCTTCGGCGGCAGCGTCTGCAAGTCGCCCATCGCAGCCATGCGTATCAGCACGCATCCCGTATGGCTGGAGCACATCGTCCCGTGAGTCTGGCCGTCGCTGCGATCAATCTGTTCTGGTTGCTTCCCGCGGCGTGTCTGGCTGCGCTGGGTTGGCTGGACGGAGTGATTGCCTTGCTGATTGCATATGTTCCGCTCATTGGTTTGGCGGTCTACTATGCTGCCGGTGCACCGGAAAAACAGTTGGCCTAG